One part of the Candidatus Zymogenaceae bacterium genome encodes these proteins:
- a CDS encoding 2-hydroxyacid dehydrogenase has protein sequence MNILFTAPETAWAGFLDRIKKEVPEHRFDHTGFFGAETLAGYDVLIPTMTQIPRELVETADRMRLIQQCGVGLENIDIEAATEGGIYVANVPGDVSGNADSVAELGIFLMVGLARNFSEWPESFQNGSMGRPQGRSLVGATVGLVGLGAIAKSLALRLAPFGVELIGIKRTGQERAKKELGLSWVGGPDDLPELLERSDYVVLCLPATDDTRRMINENTLAMMKPSAFLINLSRGALVDRDALEEALEEGVIAGAGLDVFWKEPPDFDDPIFTLNVLATPHIAGSTDSTMRGIVSEVAENIRRIDRGERPLYVKNPNLP, from the coding sequence ATGAATATACTTTTTACCGCCCCGGAAACCGCCTGGGCAGGCTTTTTGGATAGGATCAAAAAAGAAGTTCCCGAGCACCGGTTTGATCACACCGGCTTCTTCGGTGCCGAGACCCTTGCCGGATATGACGTCCTGATCCCCACGATGACACAGATTCCCCGGGAACTGGTCGAAACCGCCGATCGTATGAGGCTCATCCAACAGTGCGGGGTGGGCCTGGAGAATATTGACATTGAGGCCGCCACCGAGGGTGGGATTTATGTGGCGAACGTGCCCGGAGATGTCTCCGGAAACGCCGATTCCGTCGCGGAGCTGGGAATATTCTTAATGGTGGGCCTCGCCCGCAATTTTTCGGAATGGCCGGAAAGCTTCCAGAACGGAAGTATGGGAAGGCCCCAGGGTCGATCCCTTGTCGGCGCCACCGTAGGGCTGGTGGGGCTGGGGGCCATCGCAAAAAGCCTCGCCCTGCGGCTGGCACCCTTTGGCGTCGAGCTCATCGGCATCAAGAGGACAGGGCAGGAGCGGGCGAAGAAGGAACTGGGTCTCTCCTGGGTGGGCGGGCCGGATGACCTGCCGGAGCTTCTCGAGCGCTCCGATTACGTGGTATTGTGTCTCCCGGCGACGGACGATACCCGACGAATGATCAACGAAAACACCCTGGCGATGATGAAGCCATCCGCCTTTCTCATCAACCTCTCCCGGGGCGCCCTTGTGGATCGGGATGCTCTGGAGGAGGCCCTGGAAGAGGGAGTCATCGCCGGAGCAGGGTTGGACGTGTTCTGGAAGGAGCCGCCGGATTTCGACGACCCGATTTTCACCCTCAACGTGCTCGCCACTCCGCACATCGCCGGATCGACAGACAGTACCATGCGGGGGATCGTCTCAGAAGTGGCGGAGAATATCCGCCGCATTGATCGGGGCGAACGACCCCTCTATGTGAAAAATCCCAACCTGCCGTAA
- a CDS encoding hemolysin III family protein, translating to MRRSKHGRDTRGASQGIVSVSEKSDSTCTAAKNPAHEAVTARLKEQTTGEEIANAVTHGIGVALSIAGLVLLVVFATMRGDAWRVVSFSIYGATLIILYIASTLYHSLTNIRLKRFFRKMDHISIFLLIAGTYTPITLVCMRGPWGWTIFGLIWGLAVAGVVLKAFFMGRFEKTAIVLYVAMGWLIIIAVKPMIQMVPPGTVMWLVIGGVSYTAGVIFYALKKMPYHHAVWHLFVLGGSVCQYMGIVLHLTHVA from the coding sequence ATGAGGCGGTCGAAACATGGGAGGGATACCAGAGGCGCATCGCAGGGTATCGTGAGTGTATCCGAAAAAAGCGATAGCACATGCACCGCGGCGAAAAACCCCGCCCACGAGGCGGTTACGGCCCGTCTGAAGGAGCAAACCACAGGAGAGGAAATCGCAAATGCCGTCACCCACGGGATCGGTGTCGCGCTGAGCATTGCCGGGCTGGTGCTGTTGGTGGTGTTTGCGACGATGCGGGGCGACGCCTGGCGGGTGGTGAGTTTTTCCATATACGGCGCAACCCTCATCATCCTGTACATTGCCTCAACCCTGTATCACTCCCTCACCAATATCAGACTGAAGCGCTTTTTCAGGAAGATGGATCATATTTCCATCTTCCTGTTGATTGCCGGGACATACACCCCGATAACCCTCGTCTGCATGCGGGGTCCATGGGGATGGACCATCTTCGGGCTGATTTGGGGGCTGGCCGTCGCCGGAGTGGTGTTGAAGGCCTTTTTCATGGGCCGCTTCGAAAAGACGGCCATCGTTCTATATGTGGCCATGGGGTGGCTGATCATTATCGCGGTAAAACCGATGATCCAAATGGTTCCCCCGGGTACCGTGATGTGGCTGGTGATCGGAGGAGTCAGCTACACCGCGGGAGTGATATTCTACGCCCTGAAAAAAATGCCGTATCACCATGCCGTGTGGCACCTGTTCGTGCTGGGGGGGAGTGTGTGTCAGTATATGGGGATTGTCCTTCACCTGACCCACGTTGCCTGA
- a CDS encoding tetratricopeptide repeat protein has product MKEKNRTYSIIVVSFCLIVMLTMVYVNLPLLWIKKANKSIENGDLNTALTMFSRVIKYSTVNIFGHEDDQAKGYYGRGRVYERMKEYGKAIDDYDQYLALRSSPAEVFYHRGYCYLMIEDYSTAVSDFSRCIEEDGTNSAAYYYQGFAHEKMESVEMALESYLKACERGSPEGCNDYNRLLKEVKRGGGSSG; this is encoded by the coding sequence ATGAAAGAGAAGAATCGGACCTATTCGATCATTGTCGTATCTTTTTGCCTTATTGTTATGCTGACAATGGTGTATGTGAATCTTCCCCTGTTGTGGATCAAGAAGGCAAATAAATCGATAGAAAACGGCGATCTGAATACCGCATTGACGATGTTCAGCCGGGTGATCAAATACAGTACTGTGAATATATTTGGGCATGAGGACGATCAGGCTAAAGGATACTATGGTCGGGGAAGGGTCTATGAAAGGATGAAGGAATACGGCAAGGCCATTGATGATTATGATCAATACCTGGCGCTTCGCTCATCACCCGCAGAGGTATTCTATCATCGCGGGTACTGCTACCTGATGATTGAAGACTATTCGACGGCGGTGTCTGATTTTTCCCGTTGTATAGAGGAGGATGGTACCAATTCCGCCGCCTACTATTACCAAGGGTTTGCCCACGAGAAGATGGAAAGCGTCGAGATGGCGCTTGAAAGCTATTTGAAAGCCTGCGAGAGGGGCTCGCCGGAGGGGTGTAACGATTATAATAGGTTGTTGAAAGAGGTGAAGAGGGGCGGGGGATCCTCGGGATAG
- a CDS encoding M23 family metallopeptidase, translating to MMFEKMFRKQYYTIVISPDQGFRLKKVRISNHALFCVGLATLFLLTVAVSMIATYFDVQIKALEVYALMDENLQYTEELEGFQEEYAALSANVLSLTEIETELMSIACSDDDFTGEDLFGIGGPMGDDSMIGREKPDQDEIISELKSEIELLEEKARIREESLQELFSFLEEQENLLACTPSVWPTRGFVTSGFGYRWGRMHEGIDIANRPGTPIYAPADGIVTFSGIKGGYGKFVVVSHGFGYHTAYGHLYSIDVKEGDFLKRGDYIGTLGNTGRTTGPHLHYEVHVNGVPVNPVLFILN from the coding sequence ATGATGTTTGAAAAGATGTTTCGCAAGCAGTACTATACGATCGTCATTTCCCCCGACCAAGGATTCCGGTTGAAAAAAGTGCGGATTTCCAATCATGCACTTTTTTGCGTCGGACTTGCCACCCTATTTCTCCTGACCGTCGCCGTCAGCATGATCGCAACCTATTTTGATGTTCAAATAAAGGCCCTCGAGGTCTACGCCCTGATGGATGAAAACCTCCAATATACAGAGGAACTGGAGGGTTTTCAGGAGGAATATGCGGCGCTCAGTGCGAACGTATTGTCGCTGACCGAGATTGAAACGGAGCTTATGAGTATCGCATGCAGCGACGACGATTTCACCGGAGAGGACCTCTTCGGCATCGGCGGTCCCATGGGTGATGATTCAATGATCGGAAGGGAAAAACCGGATCAGGATGAGATTATCAGCGAACTGAAATCGGAAATTGAACTCCTGGAAGAAAAGGCCAGGATACGGGAAGAAAGTCTCCAGGAGTTGTTCAGCTTCTTGGAGGAACAGGAAAATCTCCTGGCCTGCACCCCCTCCGTGTGGCCCACACGGGGATTCGTCACCTCGGGTTTTGGATATCGCTGGGGCCGCATGCATGAAGGGATTGATATCGCCAACAGGCCCGGTACGCCGATTTACGCCCCGGCCGACGGGATTGTCACATTTTCCGGCATCAAGGGCGGGTATGGAAAATTCGTGGTAGTTTCCCACGGATTTGGATACCATACCGCGTACGGACATCTCTACAGTATCGATGTCAAGGAAGGGGACTTTCTCAAGCGGGGAGATTATATCGGTACCCTCGGCAATACCGGCCGTACGACCGGCCCTCACCTCCACTACGAGGTGCATGTCAACGGGGTTCCCGTCAATCCTGTATTGTTTATTCTCAACTGA
- a CDS encoding M23 family metallopeptidase, producing the protein MFKKNYYTIIIARSPQDPTSTVRRIRISSVTLGITCIMFVGISCLIGVMLAQFVQMRQTIQDLIRLTEENHRHEECLAEFEELYSDITGRLEGLAAANSRFFEIAGIEDGIKGEEIFGIGGGGDGGGPIDLSNEEQYRITVARLNSEIEELTERTELQERSFTELISFLEGQENFLSSTPSVKPTKGFICSGFGYRRDPYTKKLRMHEGIDIANKHGTPIYTGADGIVSFTGVRSGYGFCVVVDHGYGMESLYAHMSSILVDEGDTVKRGVDKLGLMGCTGKCVGSHLHYEVHINGVPVDPMNYILN; encoded by the coding sequence ATGTTTAAGAAAAACTATTATACCATTATTATCGCCCGGTCTCCCCAGGATCCCACATCCACCGTCAGACGAATCAGGATATCGAGCGTAACCCTTGGGATTACGTGTATCATGTTTGTGGGGATATCCTGTTTGATAGGGGTTATGCTCGCCCAATTTGTTCAGATGCGCCAAACGATTCAGGACCTCATACGCCTGACCGAAGAAAACCATCGGCATGAAGAGTGCCTTGCGGAATTCGAGGAGCTGTACTCGGATATAACCGGGCGCCTCGAGGGGCTGGCCGCCGCCAATTCCCGATTCTTCGAGATCGCCGGTATTGAGGACGGAATCAAGGGAGAGGAAATATTCGGTATCGGCGGTGGAGGCGATGGTGGAGGTCCGATCGATCTGAGCAATGAAGAGCAGTACCGGATAACGGTTGCCAGGCTGAACAGCGAGATAGAAGAGCTTACAGAGCGAACGGAACTCCAGGAAAGAAGTTTTACAGAGCTTATCAGTTTTCTCGAAGGTCAGGAAAACTTCCTTTCATCTACACCATCCGTCAAGCCGACAAAGGGATTCATCTGTTCAGGTTTCGGCTATCGTCGGGATCCCTACACCAAGAAGCTGCGAATGCATGAAGGAATCGATATCGCAAACAAGCACGGTACGCCGATTTACACAGGCGCCGACGGCATAGTATCCTTTACGGGCGTCAGGTCCGGATACGGGTTTTGTGTCGTCGTTGATCATGGATACGGCATGGAGAGCCTTTACGCCCACATGAGTTCCATCCTGGTCGACGAGGGGGACACGGTAAAGCGGGGGGTTGACAAACTCGGTTTAATGGGATGCACCGGAAAGTGTGTCGGCTCTCATCTCCACTATGAGGTGCATATCAACGGTGTTCCGGTGGATCCAATGAATTATATCCTCAATTAA
- a CDS encoding epoxyqueuosine reductase encodes MNEAYATLVRTLSALSVSAWGIADTRRLSPLCGEYPSALSIMLAYEPPSRPDDEETFFHILEDVRSRMSQITAYVSRFLDRRDISHAVVPQGGQDQKTLKACFSHKSAAVLAGLGWIGKNCLFVTPEFGPRVSLATILIGRRLPPGTPITKSLCGTCAACVEACPGRFITGLPWRPGTPRENLLDAHRCNNFREGFWPLLGRKSECGRCLLVCPQGR; translated from the coding sequence ATGAACGAGGCGTACGCCACCCTTGTACGAACCTTGTCTGCGCTCTCTGTATCCGCATGGGGCATCGCCGATACTCGAAGGCTCTCCCCCCTCTGCGGGGAATATCCCTCGGCCCTGTCGATCATGCTGGCCTATGAGCCCCCCTCCCGCCCGGACGACGAGGAGACGTTTTTTCATATTCTTGAGGATGTCCGATCGAGGATGTCGCAAATCACGGCCTATGTATCACGGTTTCTCGACCGGCGGGATATTTCCCACGCCGTCGTCCCCCAGGGCGGCCAGGATCAAAAAACCCTTAAGGCCTGTTTCTCCCACAAATCGGCGGCGGTCCTCGCCGGCCTGGGATGGATCGGGAAAAACTGCCTTTTTGTCACTCCGGAATTCGGCCCTAGGGTCAGCCTCGCCACCATCCTCATCGGCCGCAGGCTTCCCCCCGGCACGCCCATAACAAAGAGCCTCTGCGGCACGTGCGCCGCATGCGTCGAAGCCTGTCCCGGAAGATTCATCACAGGCCTCCCATGGAGACCGGGGACACCCCGGGAAAACCTGCTTGACGCCCATAGGTGCAACAACTTCAGGGAGGGTTTTTGGCCCCTCCTGGGTCGAAAGAGCGAATGCGGTCGGTGTCTCCTGGTCTGCCCTCAAGGACGATGA
- a CDS encoding amidohydrolase family protein, translated as MSVERDTKARLSRRQFLKGSGAAAGLFVGGGYGFLTSCAQGPWNADFDMVIRGGTVCDGVSALMYPADVGIVGERIIAVGELSGMAGKVINAEGLIVAPGFIDVHNHSDLTFERAGWKKNLAYIIPSFKGNYNYVSQGVTTVVTGNCGYGYVDLEYWLDMVNRIGFGTNVLHLIPHGIVREELFGEDQPTTLTKKQKDRLIGRIREIMDMGAVGISTGLEYYPGFLTDTDELVEVSREVAKRGGLYATHMRDESGALDENGVFGVVASIREAAHICREAEIPVQISHLKASAPHNNVAARDILEAIESARSEGLDITADQYPYDAGSTQLTILLPVEMVYQQGIRDEYRTKEKRGEVTRAIGDVFEYLPPEKILISVMYEGEKSWEGKTLQEIAVDVGRDPAQIYTEMVCDMPAPLGIFFIMEMETVRELMTADYVMTSSDGMVIPKGFFKPHPRLYGAFPKKIRRFALDEKIIGLTECIRSMTSLPAEKFNISNRGVIRQGAYADVTIFNPDTIMDTATYQDPHQYADGIEYVLVNGVVAVDGGELTGDRGGRGVRRGDT; from the coding sequence ATGAGCGTGGAGCGTGACACAAAAGCGAGGTTGAGCAGACGACAATTTCTAAAGGGGAGCGGTGCGGCCGCAGGCCTTTTTGTTGGGGGGGGGTACGGTTTTTTAACCTCCTGTGCACAGGGACCCTGGAACGCCGATTTTGATATGGTAATCCGGGGCGGTACGGTGTGTGACGGCGTATCGGCGTTGATGTATCCGGCGGATGTGGGGATTGTGGGGGAACGCATCATCGCCGTCGGAGAGCTTTCCGGTATGGCCGGGAAGGTCATTAATGCCGAGGGGCTGATCGTCGCTCCGGGATTCATCGACGTGCACAATCACAGCGATTTGACGTTCGAGCGGGCCGGATGGAAGAAAAACCTGGCATACATTATTCCCTCCTTCAAGGGTAACTATAACTACGTGAGTCAGGGTGTGACGACGGTGGTGACCGGCAACTGCGGATACGGGTATGTTGATCTTGAATACTGGTTAGACATGGTGAACCGGATCGGTTTCGGGACCAATGTACTGCACCTGATTCCCCATGGGATCGTCCGAGAGGAGCTCTTTGGGGAAGACCAGCCGACGACACTCACAAAAAAACAGAAAGACAGACTTATCGGCAGGATCAGGGAAATAATGGATATGGGTGCGGTGGGGATATCAACGGGGCTGGAGTACTATCCCGGTTTTCTGACCGATACCGACGAGCTGGTGGAGGTTTCCCGGGAGGTGGCGAAGCGGGGGGGGCTGTACGCCACACACATGCGGGATGAATCCGGCGCTCTGGATGAAAACGGTGTGTTTGGTGTGGTTGCCTCCATCAGGGAGGCGGCCCACATCTGCCGCGAGGCGGAGATCCCGGTTCAAATTTCGCACCTGAAGGCCTCGGCTCCCCACAACAATGTAGCCGCCCGGGACATTCTGGAGGCGATCGAATCGGCTCGGAGCGAAGGACTGGACATAACCGCCGACCAGTATCCCTATGACGCCGGGAGCACCCAGCTGACGATACTGCTGCCTGTCGAGATGGTGTATCAGCAGGGCATCCGGGATGAATACCGAACGAAGGAGAAAAGGGGGGAGGTGACGCGGGCCATCGGTGATGTCTTCGAGTATCTCCCACCGGAGAAGATCCTCATTAGCGTGATGTATGAGGGAGAGAAATCCTGGGAGGGTAAAACGCTTCAAGAGATCGCCGTTGATGTGGGGAGGGACCCGGCACAAATTTACACGGAGATGGTGTGCGACATGCCCGCGCCGCTTGGGATTTTTTTCATAATGGAGATGGAAACCGTCCGGGAATTGATGACGGCGGATTACGTCATGACATCATCGGACGGTATGGTCATCCCGAAGGGATTTTTCAAGCCCCATCCCCGGTTGTATGGCGCGTTTCCGAAAAAGATCCGCCGGTTTGCCCTGGATGAAAAAATCATAGGTCTCACCGAGTGCATCCGATCCATGACGTCGCTGCCGGCCGAAAAATTCAATATCTCGAACCGGGGCGTCATACGGCAAGGCGCCTATGCGGACGTAACGATTTTCAATCCCGACACCATCATGGATACGGCGACGTACCAGGATCCCCACCAGTACGCGGACGGCATCGAGTACGTATTGGTAAACGGGGTGGTGGCCGTCGACGGGGGGGAGTTGACCGGAGATCGGGGGGGACGGGGGGTGAGGCGGGGCGACACATAA
- a CDS encoding 4-vinyl reductase: MGHMKEKFPNQLYYMILATAEEILGKSGLNAILNYSGMTKFRDNFPPNNMEEEHPSGDFSALMRGFIDVMGEQGVRPIMFRGGIKGFEIMNEQFPELFNIDGITPKERNVEEAFQEFRRIYGIMVEASRVIQGDIFTYYDVDEGVVLEIAPCHWCIGVKAEKPICHAQLGFQFGIARWVTGRGIKVEETHCIATGDAMCRFVMHRPEE; this comes from the coding sequence ATGGGACACATGAAGGAAAAATTTCCAAACCAGCTGTATTACATGATTCTGGCAACAGCCGAGGAGATCCTGGGCAAATCGGGCCTGAACGCGATTCTCAATTACAGCGGTATGACCAAGTTCAGGGACAACTTTCCTCCGAATAATATGGAGGAAGAGCATCCCTCCGGAGATTTTTCGGCTCTGATGCGGGGATTTATTGATGTGATGGGAGAGCAGGGGGTGCGCCCGATCATGTTTCGGGGCGGCATTAAAGGATTCGAGATAATGAACGAGCAGTTCCCCGAGCTCTTCAACATCGACGGCATCACCCCAAAAGAGCGGAATGTCGAAGAGGCGTTCCAGGAGTTTCGAAGAATTTACGGTATCATGGTGGAGGCGTCACGGGTGATCCAAGGTGACATCTTTACCTATTATGACGTGGATGAGGGTGTGGTGCTGGAAATAGCGCCGTGTCACTGGTGTATTGGTGTGAAGGCCGAAAAGCCGATTTGTCATGCCCAGCTTGGATTCCAGTTCGGCATCGCCCGGTGGGTGACCGGTCGGGGAATCAAGGTGGAGGAAACCCACTGCATTGCCACCGGCGATGCGATGTGTCGGTTTGTGATGCATCGGCCCGAAGAATAG
- a CDS encoding amidohydrolase — MARYLFTNGTIITMEHEDDQHTACAVIDDVIAGTGTISEMKKLLVSDFVEVDMHGGVLLPGFTDCHLHMVLSSFFTMNLDLAKVASVKELLTIVRDRTGEVEPGKWLLGMRFREDDYKEGRMPTLLELDEAAPKNPLVLLRYDGHSALVNTLALNAAGITIDTPDPEGGVIGKKDGKLIGVLKELAIQPVISAMPIPEMEEFRRGSMEFVQRLLSYGIVCVHNILQTGEDGPSGGLGPFEVPIFKLFESEIPISSYPLIAAPDAAEAVKVIIEQFGGEKKDGRVCGGALKMFADGTFGSRTAYFTEDYHDQPGERGMLVKNLEFLKQLIFSAHDEGVQVAVHAIGDRGVAEMVDIFLEAQKSLGKKGLRHRIEHAGMIAPELFSKIREAELILSFQPSFIVSEGSWMKTRVGERLSRVYPIRSAIDGGIPVCGGSDSPIEDPNVMAGVWGTVIRDGFTADQALSVFEALSLYTRWAAFASFQEGLRGTITPGLPADLVVLDKNPLTVPPESLRDILVMRTVIGGETVWER, encoded by the coding sequence ATGGCACGATATCTCTTCACAAACGGAACCATTATTACTATGGAACATGAAGATGATCAACATACTGCCTGTGCGGTCATCGACGACGTTATCGCGGGAACGGGCACGATTTCTGAGATGAAAAAGCTTCTGGTCTCGGACTTCGTTGAGGTAGACATGCACGGTGGTGTGCTGCTGCCCGGTTTTACCGACTGTCACCTTCATATGGTGCTGTCCTCCTTTTTTACCATGAACCTGGATCTGGCGAAGGTTGCGTCGGTCAAAGAATTGCTGACGATCGTTCGTGATCGGACAGGAGAAGTTGAGCCGGGGAAGTGGCTTTTGGGCATGCGGTTTCGGGAGGATGATTACAAAGAAGGCAGGATGCCGACGCTTTTGGAACTGGACGAGGCGGCTCCTAAAAACCCACTGGTGCTGCTCAGGTACGATGGGCACAGCGCCCTGGTCAACACCCTGGCCCTGAACGCCGCCGGAATCACGATTGACACCCCCGATCCCGAGGGCGGGGTCATCGGGAAGAAGGACGGGAAGCTCATTGGTGTATTGAAGGAGCTGGCCATCCAGCCGGTCATATCAGCCATGCCGATACCCGAGATGGAGGAGTTCCGGCGGGGAAGTATGGAATTCGTTCAGCGACTCCTTTCCTACGGCATCGTGTGTGTGCATAATATCCTGCAGACAGGAGAGGACGGACCCTCAGGCGGACTGGGGCCTTTTGAGGTGCCGATCTTCAAACTGTTCGAGTCGGAGATCCCGATCAGCTCATATCCGCTGATCGCGGCCCCGGACGCCGCCGAGGCGGTGAAGGTGATCATCGAGCAGTTCGGGGGGGAGAAGAAGGACGGCCGCGTATGCGGCGGGGCGTTGAAGATGTTTGCCGACGGCACCTTCGGCAGCCGAACCGCCTATTTCACCGAGGATTATCACGACCAACCCGGCGAGCGGGGGATGCTGGTCAAGAACCTGGAGTTTCTGAAACAGCTCATCTTTTCCGCTCATGACGAGGGGGTCCAGGTGGCGGTGCACGCCATCGGGGATCGGGGAGTGGCGGAGATGGTGGATATATTCTTAGAAGCGCAGAAATCTCTCGGAAAGAAGGGGCTCAGGCATCGCATCGAACATGCGGGCATGATCGCCCCGGAGCTGTTTTCGAAGATCAGGGAGGCGGAGCTGATCCTTTCCTTTCAGCCTTCCTTTATCGTATCGGAGGGCTCCTGGATGAAGACCCGGGTGGGGGAGCGCCTCTCTCGGGTCTATCCGATACGGTCTGCCATCGACGGGGGAATTCCGGTGTGCGGCGGGTCCGATTCCCCCATTGAGGACCCGAACGTGATGGCGGGGGTCTGGGGGACGGTGATTCGGGACGGATTTACCGCGGATCAGGCACTGAGCGTGTTCGAGGCCCTCTCCCTGTATACCCGCTGGGCGGCGTTTGCCTCCTTTCAAGAGGGGCTCCGGGGGACCATTACGCCGGGATTGCCGGCGGACCTTGTGGTGCTGGATAAAAATCCTCTGACGGTTCCGCCCGAGTCCCTCAGGGATATTCTGGTTATGAGGACCGTCATCGGCGGCGAGACGGTGTGGGAACGCTGA
- a CDS encoding serine/threonine-protein phosphatase: MGPGDELKITLGGKTDVGRVREKNEDSFVAMTINEEDRGSLGVRAVLVVADGMGGHVGGDVASRTAVRTVMDAMRPSGYSRLETLGETVPEAVAGVVRAADERVREAGGGGDKPPGTTFTGVFVVGNRAYIGHVGDSRAYHLRNDEIVPVTEDHSFVGKLVREGKLTPEEAKDFPQKNIILRSLGAGEPVTVDEPVELFLQDGDVLFLCSDGLWDLVGEEEILGAFHGERSVQKACERLVDLANFREGHDNITAVAVQFGRFKRNRTLALALPRTGPITEKIITTEEKDGEHVRRGPENINIRTILMTAVGVLSLVFIFLVSYVVAHLAGGSGNEDRSKNDGPIAPSELMIETSPGTLPAPAVGPGFPNIPSGAPDSETPPGGEDSDTDAGGAVSSTTDDPPRMESGDTPSADSVIPEPTKTIPGEGQY; this comes from the coding sequence ATGGGACCTGGAGATGAATTGAAAATCACCCTGGGCGGCAAGACCGATGTCGGTCGGGTGCGTGAGAAGAATGAAGACAGCTTCGTGGCCATGACCATCAATGAAGAAGATCGCGGTAGCCTCGGAGTCCGGGCGGTCCTGGTGGTTGCCGACGGTATGGGGGGGCATGTGGGGGGAGATGTGGCCAGCAGGACGGCTGTCAGGACCGTCATGGACGCAATGCGTCCGTCCGGGTACTCCCGCCTGGAGACGCTGGGAGAGACCGTACCGGAAGCCGTGGCCGGGGTCGTCCGGGCGGCGGACGAGCGGGTCCGAGAGGCGGGGGGCGGTGGCGATAAGCCTCCGGGAACCACGTTCACCGGGGTGTTTGTCGTCGGGAATCGGGCGTACATCGGGCATGTGGGAGACAGCCGGGCCTATCACCTCAGAAACGACGAGATCGTACCGGTTACCGAGGACCATTCCTTTGTGGGAAAACTCGTCCGGGAGGGGAAGCTCACGCCCGAGGAGGCGAAGGACTTCCCCCAGAAAAATATCATTTTGCGCTCTCTCGGTGCGGGGGAGCCGGTGACGGTGGATGAGCCGGTCGAGCTGTTTCTCCAGGACGGTGACGTGCTGTTTCTCTGCTCCGACGGGCTATGGGACCTGGTCGGCGAGGAGGAGATCCTGGGGGCGTTTCACGGAGAGCGAAGCGTCCAGAAGGCGTGCGAACGGCTGGTGGATCTGGCGAATTTCCGGGAGGGGCACGATAATATCACCGCCGTCGCCGTCCAGTTCGGCAGGTTTAAAAGAAACAGGACCCTCGCCCTTGCCCTGCCCCGGACCGGTCCGATTACGGAAAAAATCATCACCACCGAAGAAAAGGATGGGGAACATGTGCGGCGGGGGCCTGAAAATATCAATATTCGCACCATCCTTATGACGGCGGTGGGTGTATTGAGCCTTGTATTTATCTTTCTGGTATCATATGTGGTGGCGCACCTCGCCGGGGGAAGCGGAAACGAAGACCGATCGAAGAACGACGGGCCGATCGCCCCGTCGGAGTTGATGATCGAAACGTCTCCGGGCACGCTGCCGGCGCCGGCAGTCGGGCCGGGTTTCCCCAATATACCCAGCGGGGCCCCCGATTCCGAGACGCCGCCCGGGGGGGAAGACTCGGATACGGATGCCGGCGGTGCGGTCTCATCGACCACGGACGATCCCCCACGAATGGAAAGCGGCGATACACCTTCCGCCGATTCGGTCATCCCGGAACCGACAAAAACAATCCCGGGAGAAGGGCAATATTAA